The Aphidius gifuensis isolate YNYX2018 linkage group LG2, ASM1490517v1, whole genome shotgun sequence DNA window AtggttaaatatattaaaccggatgaaaatcaaagaaataaaGAGGGGTTTCACGCAATGATtcgacaaaaataatttaattcgttgtagtttttttaaaccgtgttttttttctattttctatttttttttttttcttaaatcagCTTCCTGGGTTTGGCGAggtagtttttatattttgtctaCTATACTTCgttataaattaaagaaaattattaatttttttttctaaaacttAGGGTTGATGGACACATCCATAACTCAGGTTAAAATTGATCGACTTTAGTGGTGAGAAATGTCTCGAAATATTAACTCAAATTCTTTCAAcatccccaaaaaaaaaaaaaaaaaatagcagatGATTCAGGGGCTCGACTTGCCAACCcctcggttttttttttttttttcgaaaaaattggTCTACTTCAACAAGCCGACAATCAACCCTGTCGgcttttttttacctttttttttcatctcgtttaaaatacattaaaaattagtgtaaaaaaaaaaaacgtatatttttttttctaaatatatatttttacaccTTATTTATCTAAtggaatctttttttttttttttttgaatcattaattttaatgataattaggATAATATTAGGTTTGATttgttgaattgttttttaaataatattattatttttttaaaaaaaattactcgcgttttcatgaattatctgtattgttaatttttttattttactggtTTTTGcagtggtgatgatgataataataatttaacatcagtAAAACATGCGGGCGTCAATCTGATCTAGGTCAGTCTGTCAACAGTCTTAAAAGCTTCTTAATACATATAGTAAAATCAACCTGTCTCTTATCATTCATGacacatataatttttttttttttttacttagcaaTTTCCcttctttccttttttttttttttttcaattttaatttacgatatataaatttaattatttatttatttattgtaaatgaatttttatcttttaaataattcaatcaattttacacaatatttatcgaaaaattataaaatttaatttaaaattaatagatgCATACTTTACATATAGCTATTAATGTTTTCGAgataataaaatgaagaaattaattaactaatattattatttgtcaataatttaaagactttattaactaaatttttcatatttttaaaaaacaaattaacaacTATTTacttggataaattaaaaaaatatatagaaattagttttttctaatttgaaatttctaaaaatgacATATCTGTCTCGTTGTAATCCGGTGTCATCGTACTTAGCAAAATTTCAAAACAAGACGAGATAAAAAGTTGATTTAAAGTGAGAAGGGATGAggatatgaaatatatatacatttctttcacctgtatatatatacaagtatttCATGTAAAAAGGGAATggaattaaataaagaaaaaaaaaaagaaaaaaaagaggcaAGTGTACTCTAGGTAGCAATAAGAAAATCAGTAGACAGTGGGTCTCACACacgtatttaaaattgtatttaaagtAATATACACAGACATAATGATGATACAAATACAtagatatatagatatatatataataaaacgtGAGTAGGTCACTGGGACGTGGCTTGATGCCGCGACGAGGCCCACTCGCATGTTCAGTCAGTCCCCGCCGGCCAGGATAGCCACTCCGGGCTACGGATAAACGTCACCTCGAACATCTCGATGTGCACGAGTATAGCCCGcgatcttaattttttttttttagtgaaaatTACGTTTTATCAATTAACCTAATCGAAATATCAAAaagacaatattaattaatattttttgttttttttttttcaattttttaatttgtttgtgaaaataagtttaaatttataaaaaaaaaaatttcatttgcaTATGAGAAATTGCGAAGGAGTGAGGTAgaaattatttactatttttaattaattaaaaattattttaattttttcctgatattcaattttagtgtcggaaaaaaaaaaaaaaaaaaaaaaagtgattaatGAAATGagaataaacatttttttttttttttttctttttaaatgtgatgataatatttgGTTGTCGTTTTGAGGATGAATGGATCATGCTCGTATATTGAGAATGAATGAAAGTCTTTGAAATATTTCgattcaatggaaaaaaataaaaattaaaaaaaaaaaaaaaaaattgagacgATATTTATGtcattgttgtaaatttaaacGTGGTGGTTTAATATATCACAGTGTGACTGGGttaacaacaaaatgaataatgatttaacaacaataaaattattattattattattatcattatttaatatttgtttaataaaaaaaaaaaaaaaaaaatgcatgacaactaaaaagaaaaaaaaaaagagaatttcTTTACAAGTCTTAAatgatataaaagaaaaattaatgattattaaaatagtataaaaaatgtttaaaaatatatatgcttttattattaataaattgtttatttatatatttttttgaattacagAAAACACACACTCGATATTTATAATGGAAAGAACGCGGAGGAGTTTATATATCatgatcaatatattattgcCATTGATGCTGGCACttgtgagtaaaaaaaaaatattattttaatttacccaaataacaattattattaatttcattaattttattatcttgatttACTCGGGTGAAATGAAAAGACACGGAAACGAGACCatcaaagttgaaaaattaaaaattaaaaattaaaaaaaacatattgcacgcattttacatttttatttttttattttaccctcATGCCCTCAATTCGCACATTTATTAAGTTAACAAGTGCACTCGGCCGCGGAATAATTTGTTctagaaatacaaaaaaaaaaattatgattttataatgatttatttgatatagaaaaattaaaattttttttgtttattgataattgattgaattattaGCTAATTAttggataatttaaatatatatttatagaacgGGATATACacgttattaaataattattacaataatgtataatatttattttttcatacatgaaaaaatatcagacGAATAGcggttatattaattttaattctaattcAACAATCGGTCAATCGTTGAGATTTACGAAGCGTATATTTTGCTTCAAGTgctaattgtaaattatttcttgttaaattaataaataaataaattatctacttagtttggtatatttttttttattaaatattactaacaaataattatgttgGAGTGTAATTAACATTACAACaattcaacattttaattcccaaaaaaaaagctgtgaaatatatatactttctaaattttcttaaaaatactttcatcattttattcaccatatttccattgaaaaaaaaaatcattaaaactttaaataagccaaattaataattaattaaaaaaaaaaaattaatcactcAAATAATCAAGCTTtaaaagctttaaaaaatttaacaaataaaattttcgttttttttttttttcaaataaaataataaattttgattccgacaaaaaatttaaatttaaattgcaaGCAATATTTGGGAATAGTTAAATGTAACTCCATTAGATAAACCACACATATAAaatgttaagaaaaaaaaaaaaaaagataaaaagttGCCGAAGCGAAAATAGTAGGTCACTGCGCCGGACGCACGTTGTATTTTCTCtccaccaaataaataaaataaataaaaaatataaataatatgttgtCAATTGAGAATGTAGCTTCAGTATTACACATTTTATTCGTGTGATTTTACAATACTATATATGTCAATGGATAAAATCATGTTGGATGTGAACAAGCAACTTGGACACGCCTTGTATTGCTCTCGAGTTTGGTATATAAACGcgtatttatttcttcaaagtCGTCCAGCTTTCTTTTCCAGTTAATATGTCCACAAGAATCTTCTCTTACTCATTTACTTTATTAACCAAtgatttctatatatataaatgtatgatTGTGTGAGTGTGTGACACCTATAACAACTTGTCTTCCTCATtctttaaattacattttttttctttacaactTGGATATTGCCCAtcagacaatttattttttaaattcaattggtaCACTTGATCATCTAGATACACTAACCTATttctgatttttattattattttctaaattgaaattaaaaaattagacaaattaaaaagattatttcatttcgaaatttatgtttttttgtaaatcaaaaatttataagtaagttttccatttaaataaatcgaaaaaaaaaaaatattattcaacacCACTAGTAAAAGAGTATaacaaatttatgaaaatggaattttagaaaattattatatttaaaaaaaaaatcaatgcaaataattaattttttcatctagttttgatgatggtgatgataattatgatggGGGTGGAGATGCAAGATGATaatgcaaaatttaaaatggttatatttattttaaatgtattattgatgatgttgGCGGTTAGTAACTATTATATTAGGTGGTTGAAAAAGGGCGtaacatgaattttaaaattctagtAATCTTGTGGTTTACCACAGGCGTTTACTATAAtctctcaatttatttattttattattattatacttattTTATCTGATGGAAAATCACACTTATCATTCGATCgaaatatttcttttctttttttttccaaattccAATAATAACAGGTAATAATTAAGACaaacgaaaaaagaaaaaaaatgaaatttgataaattttaattatttatttttaaataggaataaatgttataaataaaattgtgaaacttgaaattattaaacgGAAGTCTTGAGTTTAATTCTGTAACATCATTaagatataaaagaaaatcatcCAGATAAATAAAGtcactgtttttttattttttcatttgaactATTTATCCTAATATGTAGTGCAACTAGCTGTTCTTGTTTTTCTCCATGACTATTTAAGCAAgttatactttttaattaaaatacaattgtttattgttatatcCTCATTCACACgtatttatttactaaaaataaaattgaaatttaatattcatttattgttatataaatattatatgattattttttttttttttttctagaaaatgaaatttaaattttcttattaattagatttcatttaaaaataattaaagtataatttatttttatttttaattgggcgttattatatattgtcaattcaaacatttttttcttttcaatttttaatttagaaaatttaatttttattaattattaatgttcatgtttaaaaaaattttaaatataatttattttcttgaatattatactataattatattgtcttattttatttttaatttagaaaattaaattttatattctaaattttattagtctttaatttttacgttgaaatatttaaactatatattttttttttaaatattaatttttatttgtctattattatacattgtcatttttttatctttttatatttccatttttccatttttagtctagaaaattaaattttaatattttaatttttattagtttcacatttttatgtttaaatattcaaattaattttttcatcaagagaATACGGGTTGTTGTATCATTCACATAGATAAAtttgttacttttttattattttttgttaaaactgATAACTATATACCAACCTACTTACTAAacaaatttacatatatattttttcatttgaaaatttattacatatatataatattttcattgtaaaactCTTTCgttatctttatatttatttatatatttcaaaatataatcgtcatcatcattatcttattattatttttcaaaatgacaTTTTTCAGTGAAGGTGATTTCGCTTTCTGAACATGATACATAAAATGAatatcttgtattttttttatttacaacaatcattaaaacaatataaaaatcctattaaatattataaaaattgatcgaataaatatttctttgtttgaatgtataaaaaaaaatttaaatttattttctttttgttgaatttcGTTTGAATTTAACGAGTGAAAGTTTAACAAAAGGACCCGGATCTCTTGACTGGAAAAAGTGAAATCTGTCTCGGTTTTTACCCTTCTTCTACACGCGAtgtaaagcaaaaaaatttaaaattatttttattattattttaatacatttcCTTGttgcaatatataatttaccaaaaattaaaattaacaatatatgattatttattttgtgtaaAACACCATGATgatatgatgatgaagaaaaaaaataaaaacaagaagaagaagaagaactaGAACTTTGTTCTAAATCTCAATATGGCTTGTGACCTGTTGTCTTTGTcgtcttatttattttttcttcctcTTCTATAGTAACCCAGAATGCAACATAAATTGCCCAGGGcattattaattcaacattGTGTACACACTTTGTCTCTTCACATTTACAACAACGAAACACACACACCTCGTGTAAATATATCCATAAATTTTCATCTGTttgtatttaaacaacaaaaagtaATATAATAGCCAAGCAGTGTGTAAACAATTCAACatgtcataaaaaataattgattaacccaatttataaatacaaaaaaaaattacaatacaatgaaaacaattgtcaataaatataaataaaaaaagctgttttataaaattctcgtcaaataaaatattattaaaaaaaaaataattttaatatttaattgttttataattgaataaaataactgtaaataatattttttaagtttaaaattaaaaataaatgtcaaacaACTGTTGGCTTTCATTGAGTCTTGAGGATAAATCAAGTGACCCTGTTTCAAGTTCATTAATTCGATCTTGACACAATTTAACACAAATCAtcacatgtaaattttaaaataatcttttttttctttttttgttacagaGTGTAAAATGTGAAGCACCATTGATTGACAGTAGTGCTTTACCACTTGAACACAGATCAGTTTATGGACCACCAGGTCAatatggtggtggtggtccaGCTCAGTCATCACATGGTGCTGAGGAAAATTGGCCCCTGGCATCACCAGATACACcacaaataaaacatttacaaGTGCAATGTGAAAAAACTCATATGCGTGttaatattgaatttgatCGTCCATTTTATGGTATGATATTTAGTAAAGGTTTTTATTCAGATCCACAATGTGTACACTTGAAACCAGGCACTGGTCATTTAAGTGcaacatttgaaatatttttaaatacatgtgGCATGAGTAGTTCAGCAAATCATAATGTTGCTGCATATGGTGCACCAACACCATCAGGAAGCTATgttgaaaatacaataataatacagtaTGATCCATATGTACAAGAAGTATGGGATCAAGCTAGAAAGCTACGTTGTACATGGtatgatttttatgaaaaagctGTTACATTTAGACCATTTCAAGTTGATATGTTACATGCTGTTACTGCTAATTTCCTTGGTGATAATTTACAATGTTGGATGCAAATACAAGTTGGCAAAGGACCATGGGCATCTGAAGTATCTGGTATTGTTAAAATTGGACAAACAATGACAATGGTACTTGCTATTAAAGATGATGAAAGTAAATTTGATATGTTAGTTAGAAATTGTGTTGCACATGATGGTAAACGTGCACCAATACAACTTGTTGATCAATATGGATGTGTTGTCAGACCAAAGATTATGTCTAGAttccataaaattaaaaactttggACCAAGTGCAAGTGTTGTAAGCTTTGCATATTTCCAAGCATTTAAATTTCCCGATAGTATGAATGTACATTTTCAATGTGTCATACAAGTATGTCGTCACAATTGTCCTGAACCAAAATGTGGACATCCTGGTCTTGAGtatagtggtggtggtggtggtggtggtctACCATCAGCAGGTATATCATCTGATTATGGACCACCACAAGGTTTAGGACCTGAATATGGTGCACCACCAGTACCAGAATATGGTATACCACCAGCATATCCAGATCCAAGACATCCAAGTGGACCAGCTGGTGCTTACaggttaataataataccaattaTTACTTAATTAATACCATAaacatcaatatatatttatttattaatttatttatttgtttttttaatagtgaACCAAATCCAGATATTGTACCAGCACCACAGGCACAAACTTCATCCTCATCACCAAGTTCAACATCTGGTGAATCAACAGCAAGCAGTAGTCCAccacaaaataatatcaacaacaacaacaacaataacaatattaataatattaataatcaagatgattttaatttaccaccaccaccattaccaGGACATCGCGCTAGTGCATATCAAACAGTTAAACGAAAAGGTACTGTTGGATCGGCTGATGAACTTGAAGGTAATTTAGCAACACTTGGTGGACGACCAAGATCTGTTGAAGGTTTACCAGCTGAATTACGTGGTGctagaaaaagaagaagagcATCagatgattttgataatattgcaATGGATCCtgtaagtttattaatttattgattttattaattaattgattcgtttatttgtaataattgtttttcattttaatttattacagaGTCTATTTCATACAATGACTGTTGTATCATCACACGTATACAAAAGAGCTGCACAAGAAATGACTGATGTTAATACAACAAGAATCATACAAGTTGTTGCACCTGGTGATGTTAATTTTGCATTAGGAACAACAAACCCAAGCAATGATACAACTGTTGTCATACAAAATGCAAATATGTCAAATGATTCAGAGACAATATGTATGTCATTGCCTGGATTTGTTGGTGGTCTCGTTATGTTAttacttgttattattgttgcaTCACTTGTTGctgcatttttatttgttcgaGTTAGAGCTATTGATCGTAAAAATGCTAGTATGGCTAATGTCACATTTGCACATCCAATTTACACAACTGATAATTGTCAAATAACAAATCCAGAATTTGTCAAAgttgcaaattaattttacttttatttatttatttttaacaagtgatttttatttattatttttttttttttttaaataatggaaaacgtagaaaaacaaaagaatttatgactgaaaaaaaaaacaaataatttctactttgttttcttttttgaagagaaaaaaaaaaaaatatcaacaattaattccttaaaaacTCAATGAtgatgtttaattaaaattagataaaaaatttttttggagtttaagagtgtaaattaatttcgtatgaaaggaaaaaaaagtaaattttcatgtaaataagGTTTTTGATTGAgtctaaataaatatctagaagttaaaaaataaataaataaataaaaattataaaagaaaaaaaagagggacATCAAACAGTGACTCACTGACaagacaatattaatttttaattattaaaatagtattGTCTTGTCAGTTTGGAGAGTAggtgtatataaaaaacgaaaaaaatacaaaaaaaaaaaatccaaaaactgacgaaaacaaaaaaaaaaaaaacaaacaaattatgTACTCTCCATTTTGTCAAGTCTCTCGTCAGTTTTTTCACTCTAAAATTAACtactattaattatattaattatcatatttttcattattcattttgACTAGTTTCAAAGAGAATttctcttcattttttttttttttaaatgtcatacCTCATTCGCACCCGAGTCTCAAATGATTATCGTTCAGATTTAATCGAgtcattttgttaatttttttcttcctcgtaattattatttatttataaaaattttttttttcatatattatcttctaggaagaaaaaaataataatatttttctcgaCAATAATCAGACgagtcatatatttatttctaattttccatccatcatttttaacattcatctcgtatttaaagtttttttttttccctcatgttttcttttaattataataataacaataattacttagttatttttaaatttatcatttttttcattaattattaattcatttttcccTGGTAATAGGGACATCTGTATGTGACTttcacgaaaataaaaaaaaataataaataatatcaattaagcATATTACAATGCTGTGCATTTAAGtgacaaacgaaaaaaaaattaattttcaataaacaatgatgatttaattttcaaataaataatgcaaaaacttattgatcattttgtatgtaaattgtatctaataattatttataaaaaaattcaaaaaattaaaaaaaaaaaatttatttttatttataaacaagcCTAAATTGTCCCGAAataatttccaatttttttttccatttatttataattttagtgatAAAAAGACGtaaaagttgataaataaaaaaaaatatttctattgtaatattattaataaactgcttttttattttttttattattattttttttaaacagctGTTATTCTTCATATCATTgacattgttttataaatatttttctgagagcaataaaaattgaggtatttaaataacacaaattaaaaaacccaCAAAAatcaggtaaataaaaatatttttatgttttttaaatttagttcaaCGAGATGGCAGATGTCGCTAGGTCGTTGACTGTTTCTATCTCAGtctttctataaaaaaaaaaaaatcgatacgCCGACCACCCCGACCACTTtgaattagtaaaaaaaaaaaaaaaagatataaatacaCACAACAGACAGTCTGGTTGTGAtatcacatatattttattcgacGCAATTGCACACGAGTTGACAAATATAActcaaatttattcaacaaaaatgaaatattgaaCAGTAAAATTATCAGTAATATTTACAGTAagttaattgaataatttttatataatattacctataataatatagagtaataaatgcaatttttttatttttgtttttttaaggaGATGTGAATTTAGAGCTgccggataaaaaaaaaatcaacaagtcAAGTATGtataaagaaatttataatttttttcatattctctTATCAATTgtaagtgtaaaaaaaaatctgtttatcaagtgaaataattatcaatatttaattgctctttatttgatattaacaaatttttcattcaattttttttttgttttgtcgaATTAATTGCATGTTTTATTTGAGgttagtatataaaattatacactcttggaaaaaattaatataaaaaaaattatatcactgattagattaaaattaattacataaattaattaaatttataaaaaaaaaattatcattttcttaAAGAACCATATCACTTGTTgccctaaaaaaaaacttatcagttcaattttttttttatttattgaatgattatttaataaaagataaattaatttaattttttttttttaattttttgatataaaaatataaaaatatttatttatctcgcTGATTAATCTCAATGACACAAATGCCTCGAATTTACAATCAGTTTGACCTTGagtataaataacaaaatatattatataaaaaaaattaaaaaaaaaaaatttctatacactagtgtatatttaaaaaaaaaaaaaaaaaaaaatatttgtatttgatgatcttgacttatttatttatggccttcagtaaataaataaatatttgaaaagaaaattttcttataattctttattaacgaataaaataaaaaaagaaaaaataatttttatatagaaaaaatttaataataaaatttgatattaatattatttatatttaatttttaattttcagttgTTGACAGTGAGGATATATTTAAACTCCAGACACTCTCTGTCGtcagttgataaataataatatcaattgcaATTGAGGTGGTGGATTACACACCCACATTGGATATATTGACCTacagaatatttaaaattttatatcacgtCGTTGATGACGCAACAAGCTGAAATAATATACCACTATCGTCACgctgatttttaaaatcatcagtCAGTTGTCTCTTGATTGTCATCGTGTAACTAACCTAGGCTCTAGGtctttgttttttcatatatatttcgatTTCGAATCGACACAACAGCGagagaaattttttcgaaatggCAAATTGCCTGAAAGATTTACATGGTGAGttgttattcaaaattttattattaataaaaagtttattggCTTTCTTAGCAACACGTGTTTTAATTGAAGAGCCACAAGGTCACATGTGCTTGTTACAACAACATAATTTAAACAtagatcatttttaatttaatatttttaaaacaggatgttaagttttttatttttttttttctacaatgaatagcaaatttatttttgattttattcacTTGAATAATTGATTCAATTGACTGCATCAAATTGAAGATTCTttcatcaattgttttattttttttttcaacaaatggaattccagttaaattaaatatcattgagtttaattttttcaattatttttatcattttatattttttttttattccgaTAAACAAACGAGAGATTAATTCTGACATCTAGACCttgttgagatttttttttttttttctcttgaatagataatgattttgttgtgtaacttgataaattcaaaactgcaatttttatattttctaacgTGTTGTTTTCCCAGCAAATAtgcaatttattaatcatgCAATTAAAAGATCATATttcatgttattaaaaaaatgataaattattttttaacacctTTGAAAGTTGATGAGGATTTTTCGAAACAGaagaaacaaaattattagaatTGTTGAaacaatagcaaaaaaataatgataaaataatttttatttttatacagtgTTAAATGTCAAATGTTAAAtggatattatataaatattatatccaTCACATTGAGCATGATACCTTCAAGTCATGGCTTGTTAATTTACGTTTTTGCATTCggaatatga harbors:
- the LOC122848076 gene encoding uncharacterized protein LOC122848076 isoform X1, with translation MERTRRSLYIMINILLPLMLALSVKCEAPLIDSSALPLEHRSVYGPPGQYGGGGPAQSSHGAEENWPLASPDTPQIKHLQVQCEKTHMRVNIEFDRPFYGMIFSKGFYSDPQCVHLKPGTGHLSATFEIFLNTCGMSSSANHNVAAYGAPTPSGSYVENTIIIQYDPYVQEVWDQARKLRCTWYDFYEKAVTFRPFQVDMLHAVTANFLGDNLQCWMQIQVGKGPWASEVSGIVKIGQTMTMVLAIKDDESKFDMLVRNCVAHDGKRAPIQLVDQYGCVVRPKIMSRFHKIKNFGPSASVVSFAYFQAFKFPDSMNVHFQCVIQVCRHNCPEPKCGHPGLEYSGGGGGGGLPSAGISSDYGPPQGLGPEYGAPPVPEYGIPPAYPDPRHPSGPAGAYSEPNPDIVPAPQAQTSSSSPSSTSGESTASSSPPQNNINNNNNNNNINNINNQDDFNLPPPPLPGHRASAYQTVKRKGTVGSADELEGNLATLGGRPRSVEGLPAELRGARKRRRASDDFDNIAMDPSLFHTMTVVSSHVYKRAAQEMTDVNTTRIIQVVAPGDVNFALGTTNPSNDTTVVIQNANMSNDSETICMSLPGFVGGLVMLLLVIIVASLVAAFLFVRVRAIDRKNASMANVTFAHPIYTTDNCQITNPEFVKVAN
- the LOC122848076 gene encoding uncharacterized protein LOC122848076 isoform X2 — translated: MRVNIEFDRPFYGMIFSKGFYSDPQCVHLKPGTGHLSATFEIFLNTCGMSSSANHNVAAYGAPTPSGSYVENTIIIQYDPYVQEVWDQARKLRCTWYDFYEKAVTFRPFQVDMLHAVTANFLGDNLQCWMQIQVGKGPWASEVSGIVKIGQTMTMVLAIKDDESKFDMLVRNCVAHDGKRAPIQLVDQYGCVVRPKIMSRFHKIKNFGPSASVVSFAYFQAFKFPDSMNVHFQCVIQVCRHNCPEPKCGHPGLEYSGGGGGGGLPSAGISSDYGPPQGLGPEYGAPPVPEYGIPPAYPDPRHPSGPAGAYSEPNPDIVPAPQAQTSSSSPSSTSGESTASSSPPQNNINNNNNNNNINNINNQDDFNLPPPPLPGHRASAYQTVKRKGTVGSADELEGNLATLGGRPRSVEGLPAELRGARKRRRASDDFDNIAMDPSLFHTMTVVSSHVYKRAAQEMTDVNTTRIIQVVAPGDVNFALGTTNPSNDTTVVIQNANMSNDSETICMSLPGFVGGLVMLLLVIIVASLVAAFLFVRVRAIDRKNASMANVTFAHPIYTTDNCQITNPEFVKVAN